In one window of Microbacterium sp. PM5 DNA:
- the zwf gene encoding glucose-6-phosphate dehydrogenase, with translation MTAEISRDHNPLRDPDDRRLNRIAGPSALVIFGVTGDLSRKKLMPAVYDLANRGLLPPGFALVGFARRDWEDQDFANVVHDAVRQYARTPFREETWKQLLQGIRFVSGEFGDDDAFRRLRETVEKLDVERGTMGNHAFYLSIPPRDFPIVAKQLKASGLVDDKSNNPDAWRRVVIEKPFGSDLQTARELNATLEVAFPADSIFRIDHYLGKETVQNILALRFANELYEPLWNANYVDHVQITMAEDIGVGGRAGYYDGIGAARDVIQNHLLQLLALTAMEEPISMDAKDLRAEKEKVLAAVRLPDDLSTATARGQYGGGWQGGEKVTGFLEEDGMNPESTTETYAAVKLEIATRRWAGVPFYLRTGKRLGRRVTEIAVVFKRAPQLLFQRNQTLELGQNALVIRVQPDEGVTIRFGSKVPGAGNEVRDVTMDFGYGHAFTESSPEAYERLILDVLLGDPPLFPRHEEVELSWKILDPIEEYWSAQGGPLEQYSPGSWGPPSADELLARDGRVWRRP, from the coding sequence ATGACTGCCGAGATCTCGCGCGACCACAATCCGTTGCGCGATCCCGATGACCGCCGCCTCAACCGCATCGCCGGTCCCAGCGCGCTGGTGATCTTCGGCGTGACAGGCGATCTGTCGCGCAAGAAGCTGATGCCGGCCGTGTACGACCTCGCCAACCGGGGACTTCTGCCTCCCGGTTTCGCCCTCGTGGGCTTCGCGCGTCGCGACTGGGAGGATCAGGACTTCGCGAACGTCGTCCACGATGCCGTCCGTCAGTACGCGCGCACGCCGTTCCGCGAGGAGACGTGGAAGCAGCTGCTGCAGGGCATCCGCTTCGTGTCGGGCGAGTTCGGCGATGACGACGCGTTCCGCCGTCTGCGCGAGACGGTGGAGAAGCTCGACGTCGAACGGGGAACGATGGGAAACCACGCGTTCTACCTGTCGATCCCGCCGCGCGATTTCCCAATCGTGGCCAAGCAGCTGAAGGCGTCCGGACTGGTCGACGACAAGTCGAACAACCCGGATGCGTGGCGTCGGGTGGTCATCGAGAAGCCGTTCGGCAGCGACCTGCAGACGGCTCGCGAACTCAACGCCACACTCGAGGTCGCCTTCCCGGCCGACTCGATCTTCCGCATCGACCACTACCTCGGCAAGGAGACGGTGCAGAACATCCTCGCACTGCGCTTCGCGAACGAGTTGTACGAGCCGCTGTGGAACGCCAATTACGTCGATCACGTGCAGATCACGATGGCCGAGGACATCGGTGTCGGCGGACGCGCGGGCTACTACGACGGAATCGGCGCGGCACGCGACGTGATCCAGAACCACCTTCTCCAGCTGCTCGCACTGACCGCGATGGAGGAGCCCATCTCGATGGACGCGAAGGACCTGCGGGCCGAGAAGGAGAAGGTCCTGGCGGCGGTTCGCCTGCCCGATGACCTGTCCACGGCCACGGCGCGCGGCCAGTACGGCGGCGGCTGGCAGGGCGGCGAGAAGGTCACGGGCTTCCTCGAAGAAGACGGCATGAACCCGGAGTCGACGACCGAGACGTACGCGGCCGTGAAGCTCGAGATCGCGACGCGACGCTGGGCGGGCGTGCCCTTCTACCTGCGCACCGGCAAACGCTTGGGACGACGGGTGACGGAGATCGCCGTCGTGTTCAAGCGCGCACCGCAGCTGCTGTTCCAGCGCAACCAGACGCTCGAGCTCGGACAGAACGCGCTCGTGATCCGCGTGCAGCCCGACGAAGGTGTGACGATCCGATTCGGCTCGAAGGTGCCCGGTGCGGGCAACGAGGTGCGCGACGTCACGATGGACTTCGGCTACGGCCACGCGTTCACCGAGTCGAGCCCCGAAGCTTACGAACGCCTCATCCTCGACGTGCTGCTGGGCGACCCGCCGCTGTTTCCCCGTCACGAGGAGGTCGAGCTCTCGTGGAAGATCCTCGACCCCATCGAGGAGTACTGGAGCGCCCAGGGCGGACCGCTCGAACAATACTCCCCCGGCTCGTGGGGTCCTCCCTCGGCCGATGAACTTCTGGCCCGCGACGGCCGCGTCTGGAGGCGTCCATGA
- the tal gene encoding transaldolase, whose protein sequence is MSTPTSGSTPTQQLVDAGVSIWLDDLSRARIASGNLADLISSRNVSGVTTNPSIFQAAIGNQNDDSYDAPLAALAESGADVDSAIFELTTTDVRDAADIFRGVFDATGGVDGRVSIEVSPDLAHDTDATIAEAEKLWAKVDRPNTLIKIPATKAGLPAITAVIGAGISVNVTLIFSLERYAEVIDAYLAGLEQARAAGHDLSGIHSVASFFVSRVDTEVDKRLSAFQNEDAEALKSRAGLANARLAYELFEQRFATPRAQELISAGANVQRPLWASTGVKDPALPDTLYVTELVAPGTVNTMPEKTLEATFDHGVITGDTVTGAYDDAHLVFSQLAELGVDITDVTQTLEDEGVAKFIASWQDLKKTVAEALAKAPETSR, encoded by the coding sequence ATGAGCACCCCCACTTCGGGCTCGACCCCGACCCAGCAGCTCGTCGACGCCGGCGTCAGCATCTGGCTCGACGACCTCTCCCGCGCGCGCATCGCTTCGGGGAACCTCGCCGACCTGATCTCGTCGCGCAACGTCTCGGGCGTCACGACGAACCCGTCGATCTTCCAGGCTGCGATCGGCAACCAGAACGACGACTCGTACGACGCCCCCCTGGCCGCCCTGGCCGAGAGCGGCGCCGATGTCGACTCCGCGATCTTCGAGCTCACGACCACCGACGTGCGCGACGCCGCAGACATCTTCCGCGGTGTGTTCGACGCCACGGGCGGCGTCGACGGGCGCGTGTCGATCGAGGTCTCCCCCGACCTCGCCCACGACACCGACGCGACCATCGCCGAGGCCGAGAAGCTGTGGGCCAAGGTCGATCGACCCAACACCCTCATCAAGATTCCCGCCACCAAGGCCGGGCTCCCCGCGATCACCGCGGTCATCGGTGCGGGCATCTCGGTCAACGTGACGCTGATCTTCTCGCTCGAGCGCTACGCCGAGGTCATCGACGCCTACCTGGCAGGCCTCGAGCAGGCACGGGCGGCCGGCCACGACCTGTCCGGCATCCACTCCGTCGCCTCGTTCTTCGTCTCGCGCGTGGACACCGAGGTCGACAAGCGTCTGTCGGCTTTCCAGAACGAGGATGCCGAGGCGCTCAAGAGCCGTGCGGGGCTGGCGAACGCGCGTCTGGCGTACGAACTCTTCGAGCAGCGGTTCGCGACCCCGCGCGCTCAGGAGCTCATCTCCGCCGGTGCGAACGTGCAGCGTCCGCTGTGGGCATCGACCGGCGTGAAGGACCCTGCGCTGCCCGACACGCTCTACGTCACCGAGCTCGTCGCGCCCGGCACCGTCAACACGATGCCGGAGAAGACGCTCGAAGCCACCTTCGACCACGGTGTCATCACCGGCGACACCGTCACCGGTGCCTACGATGACGCACACCTGGTCTTCTCTCAGCTCGCGGAACTCGGCGTCGACATCACCGATGTCACCCAGACGCTCGAGGACGAGGGTGTCGCGAAGTTCATCGCATCGTGGCAGGACCTCAAGAAGACCGTCGCCGAGGCGCTGGCGAAGGCCCCGGAGACCAGCCGGTGA
- the secG gene encoding preprotein translocase subunit SecG encodes MDILEFVLQVVLGITSLLLTLLILLHKGRGGGLSDMFGGGMSSALGSSGLAERNLNRFTVVLALVWFVAIVALGLITKFQGL; translated from the coding sequence GTGGATATCCTCGAGTTCGTACTGCAGGTGGTGCTGGGCATCACCAGCCTCCTGCTGACCCTCCTGATCCTCCTGCACAAGGGGCGCGGTGGCGGTCTGTCCGACATGTTCGGCGGCGGCATGAGTTCAGCGCTCGGATCGTCGGGTCTCGCGGAACGCAACCTCAACCGTTTCACGGTCGTCCTCGCACTCGTCTGGTTCGTCGCGATCGTCGCGCTCGGACTCATCACCAAATTCCAGGGGCTCTGA
- a CDS encoding RNA polymerase-binding protein RbpA translates to MATGGNAIRGTRVGAGPMGEQDHGHHADRIAVSYWDALGNETVRYFAAGIAEEEIPDVIDSPHSGLPAGRDKDNPPALAKTEPYKTHLAYVKERRTDEEADALLDDALQQLRERRGQA, encoded by the coding sequence ATGGCAACCGGCGGAAACGCGATTCGTGGCACCCGAGTGGGTGCCGGACCCATGGGCGAGCAGGATCACGGCCATCACGCCGACCGCATCGCCGTGTCGTACTGGGATGCGCTGGGCAACGAGACCGTCCGCTACTTCGCCGCGGGTATCGCGGAGGAGGAGATCCCCGACGTCATCGATTCGCCGCACTCGGGTCTGCCGGCGGGACGCGACAAGGACAATCCCCCCGCGCTCGCGAAGACGGAACCCTACAAGACACACCTGGCTTACGTGAAGGAGCGCCGCACCGACGAAGAGGCCGACGCCCTCCTCGACGATGCACTGCAGCAGCTGCGCGAACGCCGCGGCCAAGCCTGA
- a CDS encoding glucose-6-phosphate dehydrogenase assembly protein OpcA, whose protein sequence is MIVDLPDTTVSKIARSLVSVREEGGAVALGRVLTLVIVTTHGLHEEAIEAANDASREHPMRVIVLIANPEGDAKLDAQIRVGGDAGASEVVVLRAQGDVATNQEGLVTGLLLPDAPVIAWWPDFPPTEPAASDIGRMAQRRITDASTKPYAKDRLSRLGPSYEPGDTDLAWTRLTHWREQLAAVLDQPPYEPVTGVEVVGAGSSPSTGLLAAWLRLKLDVPVTWRYSPPEEWEHGIQKVRLTRASGDIVLERTNDIDATLTQPGQPSHDIVLPRRTLRECLAEELRRLDPDLLYGRVITEGWELLGPATTSES, encoded by the coding sequence ATGATCGTCGACCTGCCCGACACCACGGTGTCGAAGATCGCGCGTTCGCTCGTGAGCGTGCGCGAGGAGGGCGGCGCCGTCGCCCTCGGTCGTGTGCTGACCCTGGTGATCGTCACGACCCACGGCCTGCACGAGGAAGCGATCGAGGCTGCCAACGACGCCTCTCGTGAGCACCCGATGCGCGTCATCGTGCTCATCGCGAATCCCGAAGGCGATGCCAAGCTCGACGCGCAGATCCGCGTCGGAGGCGACGCCGGCGCCAGCGAGGTCGTGGTGCTGCGCGCGCAGGGCGACGTCGCAACCAATCAGGAGGGCCTCGTGACCGGGCTCCTGCTGCCGGACGCCCCCGTCATCGCGTGGTGGCCCGACTTCCCTCCCACCGAGCCCGCGGCATCCGACATCGGCCGCATGGCGCAGCGCCGCATCACCGACGCGTCGACGAAGCCCTACGCCAAGGATCGCCTCTCGCGTCTCGGGCCGTCGTACGAGCCCGGCGACACCGACCTCGCGTGGACACGCCTGACGCACTGGCGGGAGCAGTTGGCGGCGGTGCTCGACCAGCCGCCCTACGAGCCGGTGACGGGCGTCGAGGTGGTCGGAGCCGGCAGCTCGCCCTCGACCGGTCTGCTCGCCGCATGGCTGCGACTCAAGCTCGACGTGCCGGTCACCTGGCGCTACTCGCCCCCGGAGGAATGGGAGCACGGCATCCAGAAGGTGCGGCTGACGCGTGCGAGCGGCGACATCGTGCTCGAGCGGACGAACGACATCGACGCCACGCTCACGCAGCCCGGACAGCCCTCGCACGACATCGTCCTCCCCCGCCGGACACTGCGCGAATGCCTCGCGGAAGAACTGCGCAGGCTCGATCCGGACCTCCTGTATGGTCGAGTGATCACGGAGGGCTGGGAGCTTCTCGGCCCGGCGACCACGAGCGAGTCCTAG
- a CDS encoding glucose-6-phosphate isomerase: MSFEIHVSGHVKQVVDQTVPGLVDSLVASGITAGDPDLWGPEAASEAAVRLGWVDAVSVSRPLVDEILALRADLVARGLTRVVLAGMGGSSLAPEVITRTAGVPLVILDSTDPAQVLAAIDGDAESGSLAQTVLVVASKSGSTIETDSAQRAFAAAWSDLGIDPSERIVVVTDPGSPLEQSAREAGYRVFTADPNVGGRYSALTAFGLVPSGLAGVDIAELLDEAEATLLEVAIDDPRNPALTLAAAIAGGDPRRDKLGLISDGTHIVGLPDWIEQLAAESTGKHGTGILPVVLLPLSPEVDRTPADMQLVRLVDDAVHFRLIEQHPNEVLVSGSLGAQFVVWEYATAIAGRMLGINPFDQPDVESAKAAARALLDSRPALSDPAFTANGVEVRVSDPELAASGTLAGVLDALWARLGPDGYVAVQAYADRTSVPQLSGIRELIAADTGRPTTFGWGPRFLHSTGQFHKGGPASGVFLQIIGAGEVDLEIPGRPFTFRQLITAQAAGDADVLVAHGRPVVTLTLTDPQVEVLSLFEAAQ, translated from the coding sequence GTGAGTTTCGAGATCCACGTCTCGGGTCACGTCAAGCAGGTCGTCGACCAGACCGTTCCTGGTCTGGTCGACAGCCTGGTCGCCAGCGGTATCACCGCCGGCGACCCCGACCTGTGGGGACCCGAGGCGGCATCCGAGGCGGCCGTCCGCCTCGGATGGGTGGACGCGGTCAGCGTGTCACGGCCCCTCGTCGACGAGATCCTTGCGTTGCGCGCAGATCTCGTCGCACGGGGCCTCACCCGCGTCGTGCTCGCGGGGATGGGAGGCTCATCCCTCGCGCCGGAGGTCATCACACGCACGGCAGGTGTACCGCTGGTGATCCTCGACTCGACCGACCCGGCGCAGGTCCTGGCCGCGATCGACGGGGATGCCGAGTCCGGCAGTCTCGCGCAGACGGTTCTCGTCGTCGCATCGAAGTCGGGCTCGACCATCGAGACCGATTCTGCGCAGCGCGCCTTCGCGGCCGCCTGGTCGGATCTCGGCATCGATCCGTCCGAGCGCATCGTCGTGGTCACCGATCCGGGATCCCCGCTCGAGCAGTCCGCCCGCGAGGCCGGCTACCGCGTGTTCACCGCCGACCCGAACGTGGGGGGACGCTATTCGGCGCTCACGGCCTTCGGGCTGGTGCCCTCGGGGCTCGCGGGCGTGGACATCGCTGAGCTCCTGGACGAGGCGGAGGCGACGCTTCTGGAGGTCGCCATCGACGACCCCCGCAACCCCGCGCTCACCCTCGCCGCGGCCATCGCCGGTGGCGACCCGCGGCGCGACAAGCTGGGCCTGATCAGCGACGGCACGCACATCGTGGGCCTGCCCGACTGGATCGAGCAGCTCGCGGCGGAGTCGACGGGCAAGCACGGCACCGGCATCCTTCCCGTGGTGCTGCTGCCGCTGTCCCCGGAGGTCGATCGGACTCCGGCGGACATGCAGCTCGTACGCCTGGTGGACGACGCGGTGCATTTCCGGCTCATCGAGCAGCACCCCAACGAAGTACTCGTCAGCGGTTCGCTGGGCGCTCAGTTCGTCGTCTGGGAGTACGCGACGGCCATCGCGGGACGCATGCTGGGTATCAATCCGTTCGACCAGCCCGACGTCGAGTCTGCCAAGGCCGCCGCTCGCGCGCTGCTCGATTCTCGCCCCGCCCTCAGCGACCCCGCCTTCACAGCGAACGGCGTCGAGGTGCGCGTGTCCGATCCCGAGCTGGCCGCGTCCGGCACACTCGCCGGAGTGCTGGACGCCCTGTGGGCTCGTCTCGGTCCCGACGGCTACGTCGCCGTGCAGGCCTACGCCGATCGCACCTCGGTGCCTCAGCTTTCCGGCATCCGCGAACTCATCGCCGCCGACACGGGCCGCCCGACGACGTTCGGCTGGGGTCCCCGCTTCCTGCACTCGACAGGGCAGTTCCACAAGGGCGGACCGGCCAGCGGCGTGTTCTTGCAGATCATCGGAGCCGGAGAGGTCGATCTGGAAATACCCGGTCGCCCGTTCACGTTCCGTCAGTTGATCACCGCTCAGGCGGCCGGCGACGCGGATGTGCTCGTCGCGCACGGACGACCCGTGGTCACCCTCACCCTGACCGACCCTCAGGTCGAGGTGCTTTCCCTGTTCGAGGCCGCGCAGTAG
- the pgl gene encoding 6-phosphogluconolactonase codes for MAQMWTEKRVVISPDAPTLAAAVAERLLSRLARRSAAGKTTHIALAGGQIGTAVLRAAGDSPRRADIDWSLVHIWWGDEVFTTPDDVDRHDSAARAALLDRVALPASNIHAIAASDVAADPDAAAAAYADDLSRFGTPEQAWPEFYVCFLGVGSDGHVASLFPDRVEIQLTDRTVVAVRDAPKPPPVRVTMTRPVINSARCVWLVVSGTDKAAALGLALAGASYETVPAAGAKGRKKTMFFVDEAAAANVPAELIDQDF; via the coding sequence ATGGCGCAGATGTGGACCGAGAAGCGCGTCGTGATCAGCCCTGACGCGCCGACGCTGGCGGCGGCGGTCGCCGAACGCCTGCTGTCCCGTCTCGCCCGTCGATCGGCCGCAGGCAAGACGACCCACATCGCTCTGGCGGGCGGCCAGATCGGCACTGCGGTGCTACGCGCCGCCGGCGACAGCCCTCGGCGTGCCGACATCGACTGGTCGCTCGTGCACATCTGGTGGGGCGACGAGGTGTTCACGACGCCGGACGACGTCGATCGCCACGACAGCGCCGCCCGCGCCGCGCTCTTGGACCGGGTCGCGCTGCCGGCGAGCAACATCCACGCGATCGCGGCCAGTGACGTCGCCGCCGATCCGGATGCCGCCGCGGCCGCGTACGCCGACGATCTGTCGCGCTTCGGCACGCCGGAGCAGGCGTGGCCGGAGTTCTACGTCTGCTTCCTCGGCGTCGGCTCCGATGGACACGTCGCGTCGCTCTTCCCCGATCGGGTCGAGATCCAGCTGACGGACCGTACGGTGGTCGCCGTTCGTGACGCCCCGAAGCCGCCCCCCGTGCGCGTCACGATGACCCGCCCGGTGATCAACTCGGCGCGCTGCGTCTGGCTCGTCGTCTCTGGTACCGACAAGGCCGCCGCCCTCGGCCTGGCCCTGGCCGGCGCCAGCTATGAGACGGTGCCGGCCGCAGGCGCAAAGGGCCGCAAGAAGACGATGTTCTTCGTCGACGAGGCCGCCGCGGCGAACGTGCCGGCGGAGCTCATCGACCAAGACTTCTGA